A window of the Haloarcula litorea genome harbors these coding sequences:
- a CDS encoding DUF5658 family protein has translation MADTPSARPRSLRARVADPDYVDLVFALVFVWGFGDLVSTLLAVHATGVETEANPWIRVLLAHEPLLVVALKAAVALYVGVVLLACRPVVERVPGWRTWFGTVVGLGCGVVALNLVVAVLA, from the coding sequence ATGGCCGACACCCCCTCGGCGCGACCCCGCTCGCTCCGCGCCCGCGTCGCCGACCCCGACTACGTCGACCTCGTGTTCGCGCTGGTGTTCGTCTGGGGCTTTGGCGACCTCGTGTCGACGCTGCTCGCGGTCCACGCGACCGGCGTCGAGACGGAGGCCAACCCCTGGATCCGGGTCCTGCTGGCTCACGAGCCGCTCCTGGTCGTCGCGCTGAAGGCCGCCGTCGCGCTGTACGTCGGCGTCGTCCTGCTGGCGTGTCGGCCGGTCGTCGAGCGCGTCCCCGGCTGGCGGACGTGGTTCGGCACCGTCGTCGGGCTCGGCTGTGGCGTCGTCGCACTGAACCTCGTCGTCGCCGTCCTCGCCTAG
- the ubaA gene encoding SAMP-activating enzyme E1 → MRPDLDPEQLDRYSRHIIMDDVGPEGQAALLDTAVLVVGAGGLGAPVLQYLAAAGIGRLGVVDDDTVERSNLQRQVIHGDSDVGRPKVDSAREFVADLNPDVTVDTHETRLAPDNAADLVGEYDVVVDASDNFPTRFLVNDACTLAGVPFSHGAVFRFEGQVTTFTGDGPCYRCLFPKAPPAGTVPDCATAGVLGVLPGTVGCLQATEVVKLALGYGESLSGRLLAFDAGRMDVDEIPVPETPDCPVCGEAPAIDSVREASYEGRCELSAD, encoded by the coding sequence ATGCGCCCGGACCTCGACCCGGAACAGCTCGACCGGTACTCCCGGCACATCATCATGGACGACGTGGGACCCGAGGGCCAGGCCGCGCTGCTTGACACGGCCGTGCTGGTAGTCGGTGCCGGCGGGCTCGGTGCGCCGGTGTTGCAGTACCTCGCCGCCGCGGGGATCGGCCGGCTCGGCGTCGTCGACGACGACACGGTCGAGCGGTCGAACCTCCAGCGGCAGGTGATCCACGGCGACAGCGACGTGGGCCGGCCGAAGGTCGACTCGGCCCGCGAGTTCGTCGCCGACCTGAACCCCGACGTCACCGTCGACACCCACGAGACGCGGCTCGCGCCCGACAACGCCGCCGACCTCGTCGGAGAGTACGACGTCGTCGTCGACGCCTCGGACAACTTCCCGACGCGATTCCTCGTCAACGACGCCTGCACGCTCGCCGGCGTCCCGTTCTCTCACGGCGCTGTCTTCCGGTTCGAGGGGCAGGTGACCACATTCACCGGCGACGGCCCCTGCTACCGCTGTCTGTTCCCGAAGGCCCCGCCCGCGGGGACGGTGCCGGACTGTGCGACCGCGGGAGTGCTGGGTGTCCTCCCCGGCACCGTCGGCTGCCTGCAGGCGACCGAGGTGGTCAAGCTCGCGCTAGGCTACGGCGAGTCGCTGTCCGGCCGCCTGCTGGCGTTCGACGCCGGGCGGATGGACGTCGACGAGATCCCGGTCCCGGAGACCCCCGACTGTCCGGTGTGTGGCGAGGCCCCCGCCATCGACAGCGTCCGCGAGGCGAGCTACGAGGGGCGGTGCGAGCTCTCGGCCGACTGA
- a CDS encoding carboxypeptidase M32: MAQASGSSATYEQFLDHVKQLHYVGDAGGVLQWDQQVMMPEGGTPARAKQSSALSTLHHELLTDDDLADWLDELEEADLDPEQEAVVREVRRDHERATRVPADLVERISEATSNALPVWEEAKAEDDFSKYEETLEEMVQLRREYAEAIDPDRDPYEVLFEEYEPYLGIDTAEQVLTRLREELVPLIDDIADSDVTMADPFEGTYDDDSQRAVVEAALDTLGYDWDHGRLDTAPHPFSTGTQFDARVTTRFEPEDPMGAIGSTVHEFGHATYTLGLPQEEYGTPLGDSRDLSVHESQSRFWENHVGRTRPFWDLFADTANDHLGTDATPREFYEAANEVYDDNLIRVEADELTYHMHIVLRFEIERDLIRGDLDVAEVPQVWNDKMEEYLGVRPETDAEGCLQDIHWTNGSLGYFPTYSLGSVLAAQLNHHLRADIGNVDEQVRSGEFGEIHDWLTENVHSHGARYETDDLVREATGESFTADYFLDYADAKYRDLYDC, from the coding sequence ATGGCGCAAGCGAGCGGCAGTTCTGCCACCTACGAGCAGTTCCTCGACCACGTGAAACAGCTCCACTACGTCGGCGACGCCGGCGGCGTCCTCCAGTGGGACCAGCAGGTGATGATGCCGGAGGGCGGCACGCCGGCCCGGGCCAAGCAGTCCTCGGCGCTGTCGACGCTGCACCACGAGCTGCTGACCGACGACGACCTCGCCGACTGGCTGGACGAACTGGAAGAGGCCGACCTCGACCCCGAACAGGAGGCCGTCGTCCGGGAAGTCCGCCGGGACCACGAGCGGGCGACCCGCGTCCCCGCGGACCTCGTCGAGCGCATCTCCGAGGCCACCTCGAACGCCCTGCCGGTCTGGGAGGAGGCCAAGGCCGAGGACGACTTCTCGAAGTACGAGGAGACCTTGGAAGAGATGGTCCAGCTCCGCCGGGAGTACGCCGAGGCCATCGACCCCGACCGGGACCCCTACGAGGTGCTGTTCGAGGAGTACGAGCCCTACCTGGGGATCGACACCGCCGAGCAGGTGCTGACCCGCCTGCGCGAGGAGCTGGTCCCCCTCATCGACGACATCGCCGACAGCGACGTGACGATGGCCGACCCCTTCGAGGGCACGTACGACGACGACAGCCAGCGCGCCGTCGTCGAGGCGGCGCTGGACACGCTGGGCTACGACTGGGACCACGGCCGGCTCGACACCGCGCCACACCCCTTCTCGACGGGGACGCAGTTCGACGCCCGCGTGACCACCCGCTTCGAGCCCGAGGACCCGATGGGGGCCATCGGCTCGACCGTCCACGAGTTCGGTCACGCCACCTACACGCTGGGCCTGCCCCAGGAGGAGTACGGGACGCCGCTGGGCGACAGCCGCGACCTCTCGGTCCACGAGTCCCAGTCCCGCTTCTGGGAGAACCACGTCGGCCGCACGCGACCGTTCTGGGACCTGTTCGCCGACACCGCCAACGACCACCTCGGCACCGACGCCACGCCCCGGGAGTTCTACGAGGCCGCAAACGAGGTGTACGACGACAACCTCATCCGGGTCGAGGCTGACGAGCTGACCTACCACATGCACATCGTCCTCCGGTTCGAGATCGAGCGCGACCTGATCCGGGGCGACCTCGACGTCGCCGAAGTCCCGCAGGTCTGGAACGACAAGATGGAGGAGTACCTCGGCGTGCGACCCGAGACCGACGCGGAGGGCTGTCTGCAGGACATCCACTGGACCAACGGCTCGCTGGGCTACTTCCCGACGTACTCGCTGGGATCGGTGCTGGCCGCGCAGCTGAACCACCACCTTCGAGCCGACATCGGGAACGTCGACGAGCAGGTCCGGAGCGGCGAGTTCGGCGAGATCCACGACTGGCTCACCGAGAACGTCCACAGCCACGGTGCCCGCTACGAGACCGACGACCTCGTGCGGGAGGCGACCGGCGAGTCCTTCACCGCCGACTACTTCCTCGACTACGCCGACGCGAAGTACCGCGACCTCTACGACTGTTAG